Proteins co-encoded in one Candidatus Binatia bacterium genomic window:
- a CDS encoding glycosyltransferase, whose protein sequence is MSPGCGAPERPPQRVCFFGTYARQHTATRLLLRACHAAGVEVVECHRPLWEKTRHKHATYFGARSAAVLASQYASAAFALARNRRRLRDVPLYVIGFNGQLDSLWLRLLLGRERTPVVVAPLVTLSETLVDDRQVFRAGSWRARGAASIDRLSLATATRVVMDTDAHGRYVADNFAVPASTISTWHLGTDTSVFAPTPLPRDRRPLRVLFYGSFLPLHGIRTVVEAAARLAHRSDLEFILAGGGPEHATAIALARDARLTRIGFVEWMSYESLAELVASAHICLGIFGTSDKARMVIPNKVYETAARGRPIVTADTPAIREVFAHGETAWLCPAGDAGALAEAIATLADAPRLRQRLAEGAAALLADRFAPGAQGRRLAAIFAAATHHRP, encoded by the coding sequence GTGAGCCCCGGCTGCGGCGCCCCGGAGCGGCCGCCGCAGCGCGTGTGTTTCTTCGGCACCTACGCGCGCCAGCACACGGCCACGCGCCTCCTGCTGCGCGCCTGCCATGCCGCCGGCGTCGAGGTCGTCGAGTGTCACCGGCCGCTCTGGGAAAAAACCCGCCACAAACACGCAACCTATTTCGGCGCCCGCTCGGCCGCCGTCCTCGCCAGCCAGTACGCCAGCGCCGCTTTCGCCCTCGCTCGTAATCGCCGCCGCCTCCGGGACGTACCGCTCTACGTGATCGGCTTCAACGGCCAGCTCGATAGCCTGTGGTTGCGTCTGCTGCTAGGCCGCGAGCGTACACCCGTGGTGGTCGCCCCGCTGGTGACCCTCAGCGAGACCCTGGTCGACGACCGTCAGGTGTTTCGTGCCGGTTCGTGGCGCGCGCGCGGCGCCGCCAGCATCGATCGGCTCAGTCTGGCGACGGCGACCCGGGTCGTCATGGACACCGACGCCCACGGCCGCTACGTCGCCGACAACTTCGCCGTGCCGGCCTCGACCATATCCACCTGGCATCTCGGAACGGATACGAGCGTTTTCGCACCCACCCCGCTGCCGCGCGACCGCCGCCCCTTGCGCGTGCTGTTCTACGGGTCGTTCCTGCCCCTGCACGGGATTCGCACGGTCGTCGAGGCGGCGGCCCGGCTCGCCCACCGCTCCGATCTCGAGTTCATCCTCGCCGGCGGCGGCCCCGAACACGCCACGGCAATCGCTCTGGCGCGCGATGCCCGACTGACTCGGATCGGGTTCGTCGAGTGGATGTCCTACGAAAGCCTCGCCGAGCTCGTCGCCAGTGCGCACATCTGCCTCGGCATCTTCGGCACCTCGGACAAGGCGCGCATGGTGATACCCAACAAGGTGTACGAAACGGCGGCCCGCGGACGGCCCATCGTCACCGCCGACACGCCCGCAATCCGCGAGGTGTTCGCGCACGGCGAGACCGCCTGGCTCTGCCCGGCCGGGGACGCCGGAGCTCTCGCCGAAGCGATCGCCACCCTGGCGGACGCCCCGCGGCTGCGCCAACGCCTCGCCGAGGGCGCCGCGGCACTGCTGGCCGACCGCTTCGCCCCCGGCGCCCAGGGCCGGCGTCTGGCCGCCATCTTCGCCGCCGCCACCCACCACCGCCCATGA
- a CDS encoding glycosyltransferase family 2 protein, with amino-acid sequence MSATVGIVVLNWNGDRETTACIASLRAQHYRESFIVLVDNDSNPDVRARLDRAFGDAHDVECCWLDTNRGYAGGMNAGLAVACRRGADLLVVITQDVVFAPGALAALVAGAADTGAGIVGPRVLDARRAGHVLSIGERVSVPLLCVPRTLLRYRVPRSRPYAVGGVMGCAMLLTRRCVDAVGGFDPEFFAYYEEVDLCLRARRHGFGIACAPEAVVTHDGMRGFAAGFTAVSAELKARNLIRLIRRWARPADYLILLPTYALLLGGSAALYAARRRTDVLSALWHGMIAGLQGKSGPPNH; translated from the coding sequence ATGAGTGCCACGGTCGGTATCGTCGTCCTCAACTGGAACGGCGACAGGGAAACGACCGCCTGCATCGCCTCGCTGCGCGCCCAGCACTACCGCGAGAGCTTTATCGTTCTCGTGGACAACGACTCCAACCCCGACGTGCGTGCCCGTCTGGACCGTGCCTTCGGTGACGCCCACGACGTCGAGTGCTGCTGGCTCGACACGAACCGCGGCTATGCCGGCGGCATGAATGCCGGCCTCGCCGTCGCCTGCCGCCGCGGCGCCGATCTGCTGGTCGTCATCACCCAGGACGTCGTCTTCGCGCCGGGCGCGCTGGCCGCTCTGGTCGCGGGCGCCGCCGATACGGGCGCCGGCATCGTCGGCCCGCGGGTGCTCGACGCGCGCCGCGCGGGACACGTGCTCTCCATCGGCGAGCGCGTGTCGGTGCCCCTGCTCTGCGTGCCGCGGACATTGCTGCGCTATCGCGTTCCCCGCTCGCGGCCTTACGCGGTCGGCGGCGTCATGGGCTGCGCAATGCTGCTGACGCGCCGCTGCGTCGATGCCGTTGGGGGCTTCGACCCGGAGTTCTTCGCTTACTACGAAGAGGTCGACCTCTGCCTGCGCGCCCGACGGCACGGCTTCGGTATCGCGTGTGCACCCGAGGCTGTGGTAACCCATGACGGCATGCGGGGATTTGCGGCCGGGTTCACCGCCGTCAGCGCCGAGCTCAAAGCGCGCAACCTGATTCGACTCATCCGCCGCTGGGCCCGACCCGCCGACTATCTCATCCTCCTGCCCACCTACGCCCTGCTGCTGGGAGGTAGCGCCGCCCTTTACGCCGCCCGACGCCGCACCGACGTGCTGAGCGCGCTCTGGCACGGCATGATCGCCGGCCTCCAGGGCAAGAGCGGCCCCCCGAACCATTAA
- a CDS encoding glycosyltransferase family 4 protein produces the protein MRIGIGAILGTLGGPATYARALVTALAAIDSDHEYVVITDAPDTLGVQAPNVRCAVARLPTPFLQPVWDHLFVPIAVRRHRLDLYHGTKGILPVWTGCPAVVTVHDLAVYRQPETFAWLQRIHLRSHTPLAVRRAARVIADSESAKRDIRERFSVPDERVTVIPLAAAPIFGPAPCADDARIAAAMDLPARYVLYAGTIQPRKHVELLVDAFGGVAHGDTALLIAGRARPGYQPAFLTRPPPGVRYLGPVGDAELAVLYRRADALFSLSGYEGFGLSLLEAMTSGCLVVAGRNSAVPEVVGDGGILLSEFTLPAVREALGRVLAGDPSLAVLRARGLERSRQYSWEATARRTLAVYEAAQPNR, from the coding sequence ATGCGCATCGGCATCGGCGCCATTCTCGGCACGCTCGGCGGACCCGCCACCTACGCCCGTGCGCTCGTCACCGCCCTGGCCGCGATCGATTCCGACCACGAGTACGTCGTCATCACCGACGCCCCCGACACCCTGGGGGTGCAGGCCCCCAACGTGCGCTGCGCGGTGGCCCGGTTGCCGACCCCCTTCTTGCAGCCGGTCTGGGACCACCTCTTCGTCCCCATTGCCGTGCGCCGCCACCGCCTGGATCTTTACCACGGCACCAAGGGCATCCTGCCGGTGTGGACCGGCTGTCCGGCCGTGGTGACCGTGCACGATCTCGCCGTCTATCGCCAGCCCGAAACGTTCGCGTGGTTGCAGCGCATCCACCTGCGCAGCCACACCCCGCTGGCCGTGCGCCGCGCGGCGCGCGTCATCGCAGACAGCGAATCGGCAAAACGGGACATCCGCGAGCGATTCTCGGTGCCGGACGAACGCGTAACCGTCATTCCCCTGGCAGCCGCGCCGATATTCGGTCCGGCACCGTGCGCCGACGACGCACGCATTGCCGCCGCCATGGACCTTCCCGCCCGTTACGTTCTCTATGCGGGTACGATCCAACCGCGCAAGCACGTCGAGCTGCTCGTCGACGCGTTCGGGGGCGTGGCCCACGGCGACACCGCACTTCTGATCGCCGGGCGTGCCCGCCCTGGGTACCAGCCGGCGTTTCTCACCCGCCCGCCACCGGGGGTGCGCTATCTGGGTCCCGTCGGCGACGCCGAACTGGCGGTGCTCTACCGGCGTGCGGACGCGCTGTTCAGCCTGTCTGGCTACGAGGGGTTCGGCCTCTCCCTTCTCGAGGCCATGACAAGCGGCTGCCTGGTGGTCGCGGGACGGAACAGTGCCGTGCCCGAGGTGGTGGGCGACGGTGGCATCCTGTTGTCAGAGTTTACGCTGCCGGCCGTGCGGGAAGCCCTCGGCCGCGTGCTGGCAGGCGATCCGTCGCTCGCGGTCCTGCGCGCTCGCGGCCTCGAACGGTCCCGGCAGTACAGTTGGGAAGCGACGGCGCGCCGGACGCTGGCGGTATACGAAGCGGCGCAGCCGAACCGCTGA